A genomic window from Candidatus Kryptoniota bacterium includes:
- a CDS encoding N-acetyltransferase, with translation MENDIKIRRAKVGDVQQIVTLINSYAEKGEMLYRSQSQVLQQVRNYFVAAKDGEEKDSPDLILACGSLDITWNDLAELRSLAVSESAQGRGLGSLVVEALMDDALELGLKHVFALTYKPHFFERLGFKTIDKQQLPHKVWSICIDCLKFPVCDEVAIQIEVEDWTKRKVAPEAK, from the coding sequence TTGGAGAATGACATAAAGATCCGTCGCGCGAAGGTGGGCGACGTACAGCAGATAGTCACTCTGATAAATTCATACGCCGAAAAGGGCGAGATGCTGTATAGGTCTCAGAGCCAGGTGCTCCAGCAGGTGCGGAACTACTTCGTCGCGGCAAAGGACGGAGAAGAGAAAGACTCGCCCGATCTGATTCTCGCGTGCGGCTCGCTGGACATTACGTGGAACGATCTCGCCGAGCTACGATCTCTTGCCGTCAGCGAAAGCGCTCAGGGGCGCGGTCTCGGGTCGCTTGTCGTGGAAGCACTCATGGACGACGCGCTCGAGCTCGGGTTGAAACATGTATTCGCTTTGACATACAAGCCTCACTTTTTTGAGAGACTCGGATTCAAAACGATAGACAAGCAGCAGCTCCCTCACAAGGTATGGAGCATCTGCATAGACTGCCTGAAGTTCCCCGTCTGCGATGAGGTCGCTATACAGATAGAAGTTGAAGACTGGACAAAACGGAAAGTAGCTCCGGAAGCTAAGTAG
- a CDS encoding heparan-alpha-glucosaminide N-acetyltransferase domain-containing protein, whose translation MEKSNRLVLLDIIRAFGVVLMIEGHTVDAVLSPIYKDSSSLLFQLWTFCRGLTAPFFFFSAGLAFIVATVKSNGGMLAISRRSKFRRSRRIAILLFLGYALHMPLQILYNPSSVTADEWKVFSLVDALHVISLSLLVILIISLIARREKNLLRLLVAASVLSLVAAPLLEQVKWENFLQPVLYPYLTYRSGSYFTFFPFSAYLFAGAAFGAASISLPMHERGRMLSRNFLRASLASITLFVVAFPIQTLFVSPESEFWRVLPAINFLRFGLITLAAAAIGYISLSFGRFPKIMPAIGRSSLTVYVVHLMIVYGSPINLGLYQLIPEGTNPFIAILLACVVISLMVGMVYGIETYRSRKRRLAAIAVGETAE comes from the coding sequence ATGGAAAAAAGTAATAGACTTGTTCTGCTGGATATAATTCGCGCCTTCGGAGTGGTTCTGATGATCGAAGGACACACTGTTGACGCCGTTCTTAGTCCGATATATAAGGACAGCTCGAGCTTACTGTTCCAGCTGTGGACATTTTGCCGGGGGCTCACGGCGCCGTTCTTTTTCTTTTCTGCGGGTCTCGCCTTCATAGTCGCAACCGTCAAAAGTAACGGGGGAATGCTCGCCATTTCGAGGAGATCGAAATTCCGCCGCAGCAGGAGAATCGCGATACTTCTATTCCTGGGATACGCGCTTCACATGCCGCTACAAATTCTTTACAACCCCTCGAGCGTCACCGCCGACGAGTGGAAGGTATTCTCGCTCGTCGATGCCCTTCACGTCATTTCGCTTTCGCTTCTCGTAATCCTCATTATATCCCTGATCGCGAGAAGAGAGAAGAACTTGCTCCGGCTGCTGGTTGCTGCATCCGTACTGTCGCTTGTCGCCGCACCTTTGCTGGAACAGGTGAAGTGGGAAAATTTTCTGCAGCCGGTCTTGTATCCCTACCTTACGTACCGTTCAGGATCGTATTTCACATTCTTCCCGTTCTCGGCATATCTTTTTGCCGGCGCGGCATTTGGAGCGGCCTCAATATCTCTGCCCATGCATGAGCGCGGGAGGATGCTTTCAAGAAATTTCCTGAGGGCGTCGCTTGCCTCTATCACCCTATTCGTGGTCGCGTTTCCGATTCAGACTTTGTTTGTATCGCCTGAAAGCGAATTCTGGCGGGTTCTCCCCGCGATAAATTTCCTGAGGTTCGGACTCATCACACTTGCCGCAGCCGCGATCGGATACATCAGTTTAAGTTTCGGGCGATTTCCCAAAATCATGCCTGCGATAGGGCGGAGCTCGCTTACAGTCTACGTTGTCCATCTCATGATCGTCTATGGATCGCCGATAAATCTCGGACTGTACCAGCTTATTCCCGAAGGCACGAACCCATTTATCGCGATTCTCCTTGCCTGCGTGGTGATTTCGCTGATGGTCGGGATGGTCTACGGGATCGAGACATACAGGTCGCGCAAGAGAAGGCTTGCCGCGATTGCGGTCGGGGAAACCGCGGAATAA
- a CDS encoding thioredoxin fold domain-containing protein, with protein MNAVKESGGDLRWTNYTEGIRQAAESHKKILIDVYTDWCGWCKKMESDTYSDQGVKDYLLSNYVLVKLNAESDAKETVDSQQVTQAQIAGAFGVDGYPTTIFLDSNGHPITMAPGYMKPDTFIGVLKYIAEDAYKKMGYKEYLDSQGVHAK; from the coding sequence ATGAATGCCGTTAAAGAAAGCGGCGGTGATCTCCGATGGACTAATTATACCGAGGGCATCAGGCAAGCCGCGGAGTCGCACAAGAAGATCCTCATAGACGTATACACCGACTGGTGCGGTTGGTGCAAGAAGATGGAAAGCGATACCTACAGCGATCAGGGCGTGAAGGATTACCTGTTGTCAAATTACGTTCTTGTGAAACTCAACGCCGAGAGCGACGCGAAAGAGACTGTTGACTCGCAGCAAGTTACTCAAGCTCAAATCGCAGGTGCATTTGGAGTAGATGGCTATCCAACGACGATCTTCCTGGATTCGAACGGGCACCCGATCACGATGGCCCCGGGATACATGAAGCCGGATACTTTCATAGGCGTGTTGAAATATATTGCCGAAGATGCATACAAAAAGATGGGTTACAAAGAATATCTAGATTCTCAGGGAGTCCACGCGAAATAA